The Niallia alba genome includes a window with the following:
- a CDS encoding GNAT family N-acetyltransferase encodes MIIYESGLLKVRKLEKKDNIRLVKWLSEPSVLKFDEGRDKPFDLDKVNKVFYSSEDDEVRCIVEYDNKAIGYIQFYKLDSKTSMFYGYKTELIYGTDQFIGESNYWNKGIGTLLVTSMINFLVENKKADYVVMDPQARNVRAISCYEKCGLKKVKILPKHELHEGEYHDCWLMEYRK; translated from the coding sequence ATGATAATATACGAAAGTGGTCTTTTAAAAGTTCGTAAATTAGAAAAAAAGGATAATATTCGCTTAGTTAAATGGCTTTCTGAACCATCTGTCCTCAAATTTGATGAAGGGAGAGATAAGCCGTTTGATTTAGATAAAGTGAATAAAGTGTTTTATTCTTCTGAAGACGATGAAGTGAGATGCATCGTGGAATATGATAATAAAGCGATTGGGTATATTCAGTTTTACAAATTAGATAGTAAAACGAGTATGTTTTATGGGTATAAGACAGAACTAATATACGGAACAGACCAATTTATTGGCGAGAGTAACTATTGGAATAAAGGAATCGGAACATTACTCGTCACGTCAATGATTAACTTTTTAGTTGAAAATAAGAAAGCAGACTATGTAGTTATGGATCCACAAGCAAGGAATGTAAGAGCAATTTCATGCTATGAAAAGTGTGGATTAAAGAAGGTCAAAATTCTTCCGAAACATGAATTGCATGAAGGCGAGTATCATGATTGTTGGTTGATGGAGTATCGCAAATGA
- a CDS encoding class I SAM-dependent methyltransferase, with translation MNEQSSANKVAWEYRAYEFWMQRDGPPKDKAIELKKNPLGSLKKHQVYFNNVEGKKIANLCGSNGRKAVPLALLGADVTIFDISVENERYAKELAYYANISITYVVGDLYDIDLETYGNSFDMLYLEGGILHYFKDLDKLMSILSSLLKKNGTMILSDYHPFLKCLNEDFTVKQTYFDSGLQTGDVAFKQFFPEEEQVDFPAVSIRLYTLSEIINSLIPAAFKLDRFDEHRGWKNENIPWEFTIVARKL, from the coding sequence ATGAATGAGCAAAGCTCGGCTAATAAAGTGGCTTGGGAATATCGCGCCTATGAATTTTGGATGCAGAGGGATGGTCCTCCAAAGGATAAAGCGATTGAATTAAAGAAAAATCCCTTAGGAAGTTTAAAAAAACATCAAGTGTATTTTAACAATGTGGAAGGGAAAAAGATAGCGAATTTATGTGGTTCAAATGGGAGAAAAGCTGTACCATTAGCCTTATTAGGCGCAGATGTGACAATATTTGATATATCAGTGGAAAATGAACGTTATGCAAAAGAATTAGCTTACTATGCCAATATTTCCATCACCTATGTTGTTGGAGATCTTTATGATATAGATCTAGAAACTTACGGAAACTCATTTGATATGCTCTATTTAGAAGGCGGAATCTTACATTATTTTAAGGATCTTGATAAATTAATGTCGATTCTGTCCTCGCTTTTAAAAAAGAATGGAACGATGATTCTAAGTGATTATCACCCTTTTCTAAAATGCTTGAATGAAGATTTCACTGTAAAGCAAACATATTTTGATTCAGGATTACAAACAGGAGATGTTGCTTTTAAACAATTTTTTCCTGAAGAAGAACAAGTGGATTTTCCTGCTGTTTCTATCCGGTTGTATACACTTAGCGAAATCATTAATTCATTGATACCTGCTGCGTTTAAGCTAGATCGATTTGATGAACATCGTGGTTGGAAAAATGAAAATATTCCATGGGAATTTACGATTGTTGCTAGGAAATTATAA
- a CDS encoding NUDIX hydrolase — MANEEAQTPIRSTGIAVVLLKKIEGMYKVLLLKRATPILKDMWCYYIGGSLEQGEQAWQAALREVKEETGITNLLLYSTNTFDQIYSPLENYIYIAPVFVGFIEDDEHVRLNDEHSEYKWLSFKEAIEYVSLPGNDEVLTHIEKHFAKKSPLDWLRVGVTK, encoded by the coding sequence ATGGCAAATGAAGAGGCGCAAACACCTATTCGCAGTACTGGGATAGCAGTTGTGTTATTGAAAAAAATAGAGGGGATGTATAAAGTCTTATTATTAAAAAGGGCAACACCGATATTGAAAGATATGTGGTGCTATTATATAGGAGGCAGCTTAGAACAAGGAGAACAAGCTTGGCAAGCAGCTTTAAGAGAAGTGAAAGAAGAAACGGGAATTACAAATTTACTACTCTACAGCACGAATACATTTGATCAAATATATTCTCCGCTAGAAAACTACATTTACATTGCGCCTGTCTTTGTTGGTTTCATAGAGGATGATGAACATGTTAGGTTAAATGATGAGCATAGTGAATATAAATGGTTATCCTTTAAGGAAGCAATCGAATATGTTTCATTACCAGGAAACGATGAAGTTCTTACACATATTGAAAAACATTTCGCAAAAAAATCACCTTTGGACTGGCTACGTGTTGGAGTCACTAAGTAA
- a CDS encoding DUF378 domain-containing protein — translation MSVLQKIALILMIIGAINWGLIGLFQFDLVAAIFGGQHAGLSRIIYSIVGIAGLLSISLLFPSKSLSKNSTKERTVY, via the coding sequence ATGAGTGTATTACAGAAAATTGCCTTAATACTTATGATTATCGGAGCAATTAATTGGGGACTTATCGGCTTATTTCAATTTGACTTAGTTGCAGCTATTTTTGGAGGGCAGCATGCAGGATTATCCCGAATTATCTATAGCATCGTTGGAATAGCAGGTTTGCTGAGCATTAGTTTACTTTTCCCTTCAAAAAGCTTATCAAAAAATAGCACAAAAGAGAGAACTGTATATTAA
- a CDS encoding DUF445 domain-containing protein — protein sequence MEKRSSRKIARYSLIIMGIGFILTFPFQDNMWIHLLHGGFEAGLVGGLADWFAVTALFRHPLGLPIPHTALLPKNRDRMVNGLVSVLKKDWLSKESIQDKVKNIPFTEKVTAAIKTRIQTEPVKKAMIKATQQAISNINVETITPFVREQMSSALSNVQISNILTLLTNQLITEEVDKKALDHVLVKTETWLRKEETARKLGSVSMNVLNNVEASGMLQFALKTLQNILTEDKLGQIVQNLCLSGMRSLQKEGEQNREALILYIRKEIESLPENDKVLEGINTWKDKVLDSLESNHTILASVKQVQEKAIELLENEEFMETKVIPFILQLVEKIEENGEKIDPWIVQQISNFIENNHDQIGNLVKENLDKLDNETLVDMIENNVGKDLQWIRVNGAVCGFIIGLFLSGIQLVANIL from the coding sequence GTGGAAAAAAGATCATCAAGAAAAATTGCAAGATATTCACTTATTATTATGGGAATTGGATTTATTTTAACATTCCCTTTTCAAGATAATATGTGGATTCATTTATTACATGGCGGCTTTGAGGCTGGACTTGTTGGGGGATTAGCGGACTGGTTTGCAGTTACAGCTTTATTTAGACATCCACTCGGGTTACCAATACCTCACACTGCACTATTGCCAAAGAACAGGGATAGAATGGTGAATGGATTAGTGAGTGTTTTAAAAAAGGATTGGTTATCGAAGGAAAGTATTCAGGATAAAGTGAAGAATATTCCTTTTACTGAAAAAGTCACAGCAGCTATTAAAACAAGAATTCAAACTGAACCAGTCAAAAAAGCAATGATAAAAGCTACACAACAAGCAATTAGCAATATCAATGTAGAAACGATCACTCCGTTTGTTCGAGAGCAAATGTCATCTGCTTTATCCAATGTGCAAATAAGTAATATTTTAACACTGCTTACTAATCAGTTAATTACCGAGGAAGTAGATAAAAAAGCATTGGATCATGTTTTAGTAAAAACAGAAACTTGGCTAAGAAAAGAAGAAACAGCTAGAAAACTTGGTTCTGTTTCGATGAATGTACTAAATAATGTAGAAGCAAGTGGCATGCTTCAATTCGCATTAAAGACTTTGCAAAATATTTTAACAGAAGATAAGTTAGGGCAAATTGTCCAAAACCTTTGCTTAAGTGGAATGCGAAGTCTCCAAAAAGAAGGAGAGCAAAATCGAGAAGCGCTCATTCTTTATATTCGCAAGGAGATTGAGAGCCTTCCAGAAAACGATAAGGTTTTAGAAGGAATCAATACATGGAAAGATAAAGTGTTAGACTCACTTGAATCTAATCATACGATCTTAGCAAGCGTTAAACAGGTACAAGAAAAGGCGATTGAACTTCTTGAAAACGAAGAATTCATGGAAACAAAAGTAATTCCATTTATTTTGCAATTAGTAGAAAAAATCGAAGAAAATGGCGAAAAGATTGATCCGTGGATTGTTCAACAAATCTCTAATTTTATCGAGAATAATCATGATCAAATTGGTAATTTAGTAAAAGAAAATCTCGACAAGTTAGATAATGAAACACTGGTCGATATGATTGAAAATAATGTCGGCAAAGATTTACAATGGATCCGTGTAAACGGAGCTGTATGTGGTTTTATTATTGGCCTGTTTTTAAGTGGCATTCAGTTAGTGGCGAATATATTATAA
- a CDS encoding proline iminopeptidase-family hydrolase gives MKEGFIEVTGGKVWYVIHNQQATGIPLLVLHGGPGSSSYSLQGLKDLAINRPVILYDQLGCGKSDRPEDDSLWTLDRFVEEVGLVRKALELNEVHILGHSWGTTLAAAYYFSEPEGIGSIIFSSPCLSAPLWEEDQKKNLTLLPKEIQETIKRSEANGTTDSSAFQKAIEVFNDHFVCRLKPYPEHLKQGKHFRNPHVYQIMWGPSEFTVQGNLKSFDCTERLAEISIPTLYTCGRFDEATPASTEYFSRKTPNASFHIFEKSAHMAYIEEPEQYRQVMNRFLSQIDH, from the coding sequence ATGAAAGAAGGATTTATCGAAGTAACAGGTGGAAAGGTTTGGTATGTTATCCATAATCAACAAGCAACAGGAATACCACTCCTTGTTTTGCATGGTGGACCTGGCTCTAGTTCTTACTCTCTACAAGGATTAAAAGATTTGGCAATCAATCGGCCAGTCATTTTGTATGATCAGTTGGGATGTGGAAAATCGGATCGACCAGAGGACGATTCACTCTGGACGTTGGATCGATTTGTCGAAGAAGTTGGGCTTGTTCGGAAAGCGTTAGAGCTAAATGAGGTACATATTCTTGGTCATTCATGGGGAACAACTCTTGCAGCAGCCTATTATTTTAGTGAGCCAGAAGGAATTGGTAGTATTATTTTTTCAAGTCCTTGTTTAAGTGCTCCGTTATGGGAAGAAGATCAAAAGAAAAATCTTACTTTATTACCGAAAGAAATTCAAGAAACGATTAAAAGAAGTGAAGCAAATGGAACGACTGATTCATCAGCCTTCCAAAAAGCAATTGAAGTGTTCAATGATCATTTTGTATGTCGATTAAAGCCTTATCCTGAACATCTTAAACAGGGCAAGCATTTTAGAAATCCCCATGTATATCAAATAATGTGGGGACCATCGGAATTCACGGTGCAAGGCAACTTAAAATCCTTTGATTGTACGGAACGATTAGCGGAAATATCGATTCCAACTTTGTATACATGTGGGCGATTTGATGAAGCAACTCCAGCATCAACGGAATATTTTAGTAGGAAAACACCAAATGCATCTTTCCATATATTTGAAAAAAGTGCCCATATGGCCTATATAGAAGAACCAGAACAATATAGACAAGTTATGAATAGATTTTTGTCTCAAATAGACCATTAA
- a CDS encoding VOC family protein, whose translation MTIIGVHHVQITIPKGTEQEAKNFYCEVLELTEIEKPLSLQGRGGFWLTLGNMDVHVGTEDGFDRYSTKSHLAYQVDSMIVWKNKLSKLGVKIADSIAIEGYERFEFRDPFGNRVEIIERKK comes from the coding sequence ATGACTATTATTGGTGTGCATCATGTCCAAATTACGATTCCAAAAGGTACTGAACAAGAGGCAAAGAATTTTTATTGTGAAGTATTAGAATTAACGGAGATAGAGAAGCCATTATCCTTACAAGGTAGAGGTGGTTTTTGGTTAACACTTGGAAACATGGATGTTCATGTTGGTACGGAGGATGGATTTGATCGGTATTCAACAAAATCTCATCTTGCTTATCAAGTAGATAGTATGATTGTATGGAAAAATAAGCTTAGTAAACTAGGCGTAAAGATTGCAGATTCTATTGCGATTGAAGGATATGAGCGCTTTGAATTCCGTGATCCATTTGGAAATCGTGTAGAGATAATTGAAAGAAAGAAATAG
- a CDS encoding nucleotidyltransferase domain-containing protein: protein MERLEPIEAARLFIDKYFTNCNAAVLAGSVVRGQATATSDLDIVVFDEQIESSFRESVCEFGWPIEVFVHNLSSYKDFFLMDYHIAKPSMQRMVTEGIVLRNDGVLNDIKQEAEKMLVAGPKEWSEETIRTKRYFISDVLDDFIGSTNEQEAIFIASSLSMLLHEFVLRVNNQWIGTSKWMVRSLRQYDLTFADKFIEAFQVFYRTGEKTKVILLAEQVLDPYGGKLFAGFSLGKK, encoded by the coding sequence ATGGAAAGATTAGAACCAATAGAAGCAGCTCGTCTTTTTATTGATAAATATTTTACTAATTGCAACGCAGCGGTTTTAGCGGGAAGTGTGGTAAGAGGACAAGCGACAGCAACATCGGATCTTGATATAGTCGTTTTTGATGAACAAATCGAATCTTCCTTCAGAGAGTCTGTATGTGAATTTGGGTGGCCTATCGAAGTCTTTGTACATAATTTATCCTCTTACAAGGATTTTTTCTTAATGGATTATCATATAGCGAAACCATCTATGCAACGAATGGTAACAGAAGGAATCGTGTTGAGGAATGATGGCGTTCTAAATGATATAAAACAAGAGGCAGAAAAAATGTTAGTAGCTGGTCCTAAAGAATGGTCGGAGGAAACAATTAGAACGAAGCGATACTTTATTTCGGACGTATTAGATGATTTTATTGGTTCTACTAATGAACAAGAAGCTATTTTTATCGCAAGTTCGTTAAGTATGCTTCTTCATGAATTTGTCTTAAGAGTAAATAACCAGTGGATAGGAACTTCGAAATGGATGGTTCGATCTTTACGTCAATATGATTTAACTTTCGCTGATAAATTTATTGAGGCGTTTCAAGTTTTTTATCGAACAGGGGAAAAGACAAAAGTAATTTTACTTGCGGAACAAGTGCTAGATCCATATGGTGGAAAGTTATTTGCTGGGTTTTCACTTGGGAAGAAATGA
- a CDS encoding PhzF family phenazine biosynthesis isomerase, with amino-acid sequence MKTISVLHYDAFTEHPNQGNPAGIVLEGEKFNESEMQKIAEKVGFNETSFVLPSNIADLRIRYFTPGHEMNLCGHATIATVFALKANGHLPEKETILIETRAGILPIRINQKEQSTPSIIMKQIPAQFKEFNGSRKELAEAIGIAESDLDVNQPILYGSTGIWTLLVPIKSLHVFSQMVPKNDLFPSILKEIPNASVHPFCLETFEGEATMHGRHFSSPFSGTIEDPVTGTASGVMGAYYVTYINDKGKNQPIVIEQGKEIGRNGKVSVTVSDKDDQLDVEISGTAVFVKEIKIILE; translated from the coding sequence ATGAAAACCATTTCCGTCTTGCATTACGATGCGTTTACAGAGCATCCAAATCAAGGAAATCCTGCAGGAATAGTTTTAGAAGGGGAAAAATTTAACGAGTCAGAAATGCAAAAAATAGCGGAGAAAGTAGGCTTTAATGAAACATCCTTTGTTTTGCCATCAAATATTGCCGATTTGAGAATACGTTATTTTACACCAGGACATGAAATGAATCTTTGCGGTCATGCAACAATTGCTACAGTTTTTGCGTTAAAAGCAAATGGGCATCTTCCTGAAAAAGAGACGATTTTGATTGAGACGAGAGCAGGGATTCTACCTATTCGAATTAATCAAAAGGAACAGTCAACCCCTTCTATTATTATGAAACAAATACCTGCACAATTTAAAGAATTTAACGGTTCAAGAAAAGAATTGGCAGAGGCAATTGGCATCGCAGAATCTGATTTAGATGTAAATCAGCCTATCCTTTATGGAAGTACAGGGATATGGACATTGCTTGTTCCAATAAAGAGTTTACATGTATTTTCACAAATGGTTCCAAAAAATGATTTGTTCCCGTCCATTTTAAAAGAGATTCCAAATGCATCTGTTCACCCATTTTGCCTCGAAACTTTTGAGGGAGAAGCAACAATGCATGGTAGACATTTTTCATCTCCTTTTTCTGGTACGATAGAAGATCCTGTCACAGGAACAGCTTCTGGAGTGATGGGAGCCTATTACGTTACTTATATAAATGATAAGGGAAAGAACCAACCTATTGTTATCGAGCAAGGCAAGGAAATAGGTCGGAATGGAAAAGTTTCTGTCACCGTTTCCGATAAGGATGATCAACTGGATGTTGAGATAAGTGGGACTGCAGTATTTGTTAAGGAAATTAAAATAATATTAGAATGA
- a CDS encoding DDE-type integrase/transposase/recombinase produces the protein MYPQIITYLLTFINYQEQLIRTLLTLLIGKSMFDKPTEQPVNKPYRKLQVDDLPVIEVLEQLDYRVLLSEYLEKNGKPLKPVQRRKNAKVSVPKSMNCPKCGAPSDYLYANNGDKGQYQCKVCTELFSEKNRYSKEAILKCPHCSKTLEKIKERKDFHVFKCKNNDCSYYQKKLNGMTSKEKKRFKKDPQAFKLRYIFRQFHIDFQPLSKESPELPAVDLSKIYASPHTLGLILTYHVNYGLSARKTAAIMQDVHGVMISHQTVLNYENSVALLLKPYVDHYPYELSDQFCGDETYIRVNGRWHYLFFFFDAVKKIILSYPVSPNRDTATAIRAIDEVLIKMKEIPENLTFVVDGNPIYLLAQHFFAQHGISFDVKQVIGLTNEDPVSTEYRPLKQIIERLNRTFKGNYRSTHGFGSEHGSISYVTLFTAYFNFLRPHAALEGKVPVVNPELKGLPTMPARWTKLIGLAQQWIVEQRQA, from the coding sequence TTGTACCCTCAAATTATAACCTATTTATTAACTTTTATAAACTATCAAGAACAACTAATTCGAACATTGCTTACTTTATTGATTGGTAAGAGTATGTTTGATAAGCCTACTGAACAGCCAGTAAATAAACCATATCGAAAACTTCAAGTGGACGACCTTCCGGTCATTGAAGTTCTGGAACAGCTTGATTATCGAGTTCTTCTTAGTGAATATCTAGAGAAGAACGGGAAACCACTTAAACCTGTTCAAAGGCGTAAGAATGCAAAAGTTTCCGTACCTAAATCCATGAACTGCCCAAAGTGTGGTGCTCCATCAGATTATCTTTATGCCAACAATGGAGATAAAGGCCAGTATCAATGCAAGGTGTGTACAGAGCTCTTCAGTGAAAAGAACCGTTATTCTAAGGAAGCCATCCTGAAGTGTCCTCATTGTTCCAAAACTCTCGAGAAAATAAAAGAAAGAAAAGATTTTCACGTGTTTAAGTGCAAGAACAATGACTGTTCTTATTATCAAAAGAAGCTCAATGGGATGACTTCAAAAGAAAAGAAAAGGTTCAAAAAGGACCCTCAAGCATTTAAATTAAGATACATTTTCCGTCAGTTTCATATCGATTTCCAGCCGTTATCCAAGGAATCACCAGAACTGCCGGCCGTTGACTTATCAAAGATTTATGCATCACCACATACATTAGGATTAATCCTAACCTATCATGTAAACTATGGCCTTTCGGCCCGTAAAACAGCTGCGATTATGCAGGACGTACACGGAGTGATGATTTCACATCAGACTGTATTGAACTACGAAAATAGCGTAGCTTTATTACTTAAACCTTATGTGGATCACTATCCCTATGAACTTTCAGACCAATTCTGCGGTGATGAAACGTATATCAGAGTAAACGGTCGATGGCATTATTTATTTTTCTTTTTTGACGCCGTGAAAAAGATTATTCTTTCGTATCCGGTGTCGCCTAATCGAGACACAGCAACAGCCATTCGAGCAATTGATGAGGTCTTAATCAAGATGAAAGAGATTCCAGAAAATCTGACCTTTGTGGTAGACGGGAATCCAATCTATCTTTTAGCCCAACATTTCTTCGCTCAACATGGGATTTCATTCGATGTGAAGCAGGTCATTGGATTAACCAATGAGGACCCTGTTTCGACCGAATATAGACCACTGAAACAAATAATTGAGAGACTTAACCGCACCTTTAAGGGCAATTATCGCTCCACTCATGGATTCGGCTCTGAACATGGTTCCATTTCATACGTCACCTTATTTACGGCCTACTTTAACTTTTTGCGTCCGCATGCCGCCTTAGAAGGAAAAGTGCCCGTAGTGAATCCAGAACTCAAGGGGCTTCCAACAATGCCAGCACGTTGGACAAAGCTCATTGGATTAGCACAACAATGGATAGTAGAACAAAGACAAGCCTAA
- a CDS encoding DJ-1/PfpI family protein: MKKRIIGIFVFNEVEVLDVAGPFEVFSLAGGDNKLFCVYTISEKGGMITARNGLKIEADYSFENQPALDMLVVPGGYGAEEIEIHNRAVINWIQDQSHRVEYMTSVCTGAFLLAKAGILDGIKVTTHWMDIDRLEREFPNILEKRNVKFVDEGKILTSGGISAGINMSFHLVAKLYGKEVAKETAKRMEYDIKLD, encoded by the coding sequence ATGAAAAAACGTATTATTGGAATATTCGTTTTTAATGAGGTTGAAGTTTTGGATGTTGCAGGACCATTCGAAGTTTTTTCTTTAGCTGGAGGGGATAATAAATTATTCTGTGTCTACACCATTTCAGAAAAAGGAGGAATGATTACAGCAAGGAATGGATTGAAGATAGAAGCAGACTATTCTTTTGAAAACCAACCTGCTCTAGATATGCTTGTTGTACCTGGTGGATATGGTGCAGAAGAAATCGAAATACATAACCGTGCGGTAATTAATTGGATTCAAGATCAATCGCACCGAGTAGAATATATGACTTCTGTCTGTACTGGAGCTTTTTTATTGGCTAAAGCAGGTATATTGGACGGGATAAAGGTGACAACTCACTGGATGGATATCGATCGATTGGAAAGGGAATTTCCGAATATTTTGGAGAAAAGGAATGTAAAATTTGTGGATGAGGGAAAAATTTTAACTTCAGGTGGAATATCAGCGGGGATCAATATGTCTTTTCACTTGGTAGCGAAATTATATGGAAAAGAAGTCGCAAAGGAAACTGCCAAAAGGATGGAGTATGATATTAAGTTAGATTGA
- a CDS encoding acetamidase/formamidase family protein — MHHSLSLKQQNLHGSFSSSYKPILTVDSGDSITLKTLDIEWGYSTSKNEEYRIYSSREQEEKPQHPMIGPIAIKGAKPGMVLEVKLNDIVPGWYGRNWAGGMANWQNNAIGIANTDRIQLDWELDSEKMIGSTSIHSKSFHVALQPFMGVLGVAPKEAGVHSTSPPRYCGGNIDCKEIVKGSSLFLPISVEDALFSIGDGHALQGDGEISGTAIECPMDHVDITLVVREDLQLTYPRAKTPTGWITFGFDEDLNKATEIALADMISLMTQLYSISRTEATALASVTVDLRITQIVNRVKGVHAILNDGVIR, encoded by the coding sequence ATGCACCATTCATTATCATTGAAGCAGCAAAATTTACATGGTTCCTTCAGCAGTAGCTATAAACCGATTTTAACGGTGGATTCAGGTGACTCGATTACTTTAAAAACATTGGATATTGAATGGGGCTATTCTACCTCAAAAAACGAGGAATATCGTATTTACTCTTCAAGAGAACAAGAGGAAAAACCACAGCATCCTATGATTGGTCCAATTGCTATTAAAGGAGCAAAACCTGGGATGGTATTAGAAGTAAAATTAAACGATATAGTTCCTGGATGGTATGGACGCAATTGGGCTGGCGGGATGGCGAATTGGCAAAATAATGCGATTGGCATCGCTAATACAGATCGAATTCAATTGGATTGGGAATTAGATTCGGAGAAGATGATTGGTTCTACTTCCATTCATTCTAAATCATTTCATGTTGCTTTGCAGCCGTTTATGGGGGTTCTCGGGGTCGCTCCAAAAGAAGCCGGAGTCCATTCTACCTCCCCACCTAGATATTGTGGTGGCAATATTGATTGTAAGGAAATCGTGAAAGGTAGCAGCTTATTTTTGCCTATTTCAGTTGAAGATGCTCTTTTTTCTATTGGAGATGGACATGCATTGCAAGGGGATGGAGAAATCTCCGGCACTGCGATTGAATGTCCAATGGATCATGTAGATATTACGCTAGTGGTAAGAGAAGATTTACAATTAACCTATCCGAGAGCCAAAACCCCAACAGGCTGGATTACATTCGGATTTGATGAAGATTTAAATAAAGCAACGGAGATTGCTTTGGCTGATATGATTTCTTTAATGACGCAACTTTATTCTATTTCCCGAACTGAAGCGACTGCATTAGCAAGTGTTACTGTTGATTTACGGATTACACAGATTGTTAATCGTGTAAAAGGGGTACATGCCATTTTGAACGATGGTGTTATACGTTAG